A genomic window from Streptomyces sp. MST-110588 includes:
- a CDS encoding gluconate:H+ symporter, with protein sequence MTHLSVEMLAADATGPITTAGHAQLGIAVLAGIAAIVLLITKFKLHAFLSLIVGSLVLGAVAGAPLDKAIASFTGGLGATVSGTGVLIALGAVLGKLLADSGGADQIVDTILARANGRTLPWAMVLIAGVVGLPIFFEVGIVLLIPVVLLVARRGGFSLMRIGVPALAGLSVMHGLIPLHPGPLAAIDAVGANLGVTLALGVLVAIPTAILAGPVFSRFAARWVDVHPPQSMVPERATQDLDRRPGFGVTVATVLLPVVMMLAKALVDILVDDPKDVTQRVFDVVGSPLIALLTAVLVAMFTLGRAAGFTKGRTATTVEKSLGPIAGVLLIVGAGGGFKQTLVDCGVGRMILEVSQGWHISALLLAWLIAVAIRLATGSATVATISAAGLVGPLAADMSTTHAALLVLAVGAGSLFFSHVNDAGFWMVKEYFGMNVGQTLKTWSLMETVISVAGIVCVLLLSLVL encoded by the coding sequence GTGACACATCTCAGCGTCGAGATGCTGGCAGCGGACGCGACCGGGCCCATCACCACGGCCGGTCACGCGCAGCTCGGCATCGCCGTCCTCGCGGGCATCGCCGCCATCGTCCTGCTCATCACCAAGTTCAAGCTGCACGCCTTCCTGTCCCTGATCGTCGGGTCACTGGTGCTGGGGGCGGTGGCCGGGGCCCCGCTGGACAAGGCCATCGCGAGCTTCACCGGCGGCCTGGGCGCCACCGTCTCCGGCACCGGTGTGCTGATCGCACTCGGTGCCGTCCTCGGGAAGCTGCTGGCCGACTCCGGCGGCGCCGACCAGATCGTGGACACGATCCTGGCCAGGGCGAATGGCCGCACGCTGCCCTGGGCCATGGTGCTGATCGCCGGCGTCGTCGGACTGCCGATCTTCTTCGAGGTGGGCATCGTCCTGCTGATCCCGGTCGTCCTGCTGGTCGCCCGGCGCGGCGGCTTCTCCCTGATGCGCATCGGAGTCCCGGCACTGGCGGGCCTGTCCGTCATGCACGGCCTCATCCCGCTGCACCCCGGCCCGCTGGCCGCCATCGACGCGGTCGGCGCGAACCTCGGCGTGACCCTGGCGCTCGGCGTGCTCGTCGCGATCCCGACCGCAATCCTCGCCGGTCCGGTCTTCTCGCGCTTCGCCGCCCGCTGGGTGGACGTCCACCCGCCGCAGAGCATGGTCCCCGAGCGCGCCACGCAGGACCTGGACCGGCGTCCCGGCTTCGGCGTCACCGTCGCCACCGTCCTGCTGCCGGTCGTCATGATGCTGGCCAAGGCCCTGGTCGACATCCTCGTCGACGACCCCAAGGACGTGACCCAGCGCGTCTTCGACGTGGTCGGCTCGCCGCTGATCGCGCTGCTCACCGCCGTCCTGGTGGCGATGTTCACGCTGGGCCGGGCGGCCGGCTTCACCAAGGGCCGTACCGCCACCACCGTGGAGAAGTCGCTCGGCCCGATCGCCGGCGTGCTGCTGATCGTCGGCGCCGGCGGCGGGTTCAAGCAGACGCTCGTGGACTGCGGTGTCGGCCGCATGATCCTGGAGGTCTCCCAGGGCTGGCACATCTCCGCGCTGCTGCTCGCCTGGCTGATCGCGGTCGCCATCCGGCTCGCGACCGGCTCGGCGACGGTGGCCACCATCTCCGCCGCCGGTCTGGTCGGTCCGCTCGCCGCCGACATGAGTACGACCCATGCCGCGCTGCTGGTCCTGGCCGTCGGAGCCGGTTCGCTGTTCTTCAGCCACGTCAACGACGCGGGCTTTTGGATGGTGAAGGAGTACTTCGGCATGAACGTCGGGCAGACGCTCAAGACGTGGTCGCTGATGGAGACCGTGATCTCGGTGGCCGGGATCGTGTGCGTGCTGCTGCTGTCCCTGGTGTTGTAG
- a CDS encoding gluconokinase — protein sequence MSTPHVIVVMGVAGTGKTTIGPLVAAELGVPYAEGDDFHPAANIAKMSAGTPLDDADRGPWLDAIGAWARERAGRGGVVSSSALKRAYRDRLRAAAPDLVFLHLTGDRALIEARMAERKGHFMPTALLDSQFATLEPLGEDEAGVAVDVSGTPGEITARAVDALRRQSA from the coding sequence ATGAGCACCCCCCACGTCATCGTCGTGATGGGCGTCGCCGGCACCGGCAAGACGACGATCGGTCCGCTGGTGGCCGCCGAGCTGGGTGTCCCGTACGCCGAGGGGGACGACTTCCACCCCGCGGCCAACATCGCCAAGATGTCGGCCGGCACCCCGCTGGACGACGCCGACCGCGGACCGTGGCTGGACGCCATCGGCGCCTGGGCCCGGGAGCGGGCCGGGCGCGGCGGAGTCGTCAGCAGCTCCGCGCTCAAGCGCGCCTACCGCGACCGGCTCCGGGCCGCCGCCCCGGACCTGGTCTTCCTCCACCTCACCGGCGACCGGGCGCTCATCGAGGCCCGGATGGCCGAGCGCAAGGGGCATTTCATGCCCACCGCCCTCCTGGACTCCCAGTTCGCCACCCTCGAACCGCTGGGGGAGGACGAGGCGGGCGTGGCCGTGGACGTGTCCGGGACGCCGGGGGAGATCACCGCCCGCGCCGTGGACGCGCTGCGGCGGCAGAGCGCCTGA